One part of the Pandoraea faecigallinarum genome encodes these proteins:
- a CDS encoding FdhF/YdeP family oxidoreductase: protein MSAPKIAPYDRPAGGWGALKNVAIQLVTQGIPVKGARTLLSANQPSGFDCPGCAWPDREHASTFEFCENGAKAVAAEATRRRVTPEFFATRTVTELLELDDYTLEGYGRLTHPMRYDAATDRYLPIAWDAAFAMIGERLRALPDPDQAAFYTSGRTSNEAAFLYQLFVRQYGTNNFPDCSNMCHEPTSVGLPPVVGLGKGTVTLEDFEQADTLLLFGQNPGTNHPRMLGELREAAKRGATIVSINLLHERGLERFADPQRPGEMLSMGATPISAHYVTPAGGGDFAFVKGVIKHVLERDAEARARGDAALLDDAFIAEHTHGFDDFAADVRAERWDALERASGVSRAQMCRIADIYLRGERVIATWGMGITQHKQAVATIQMIVNLMLLRGNIGRPGAGLCPVRGHSNVQGDRTVGINEKPSAAFLDRIAEVFGFAPPRREGLGVVDTISAMLDGRIKVFIGMGGNFAMATPDTPRTWQGLRQCELTVHVATKLNRSHLVHGRDALILPCLGRTEIDMQNGVVQGVTVEDSMSMVHLSYGINAPASEHLRSEPAIVAGIAQATMGRGVAGHADWHWYTEDYDRIRDAIAATFEDFAGFNRRVRRPGGFRLPVPPSERRWMTANGRANFTTHALPGERPVDVARKLAGERGADVLQLATIRSHDQYNTTIYGLNDRYRGVFGQRRVVFANLEDLDAIGIRAGERVDIVGVWHDGIARRANDFLVVAYDIPRGSIAAYYPETNGLVPLDAVADGAGTPTSKSIPVLLERRVG, encoded by the coding sequence ATGTCTGCCCCGAAAATTGCCCCGTATGACCGCCCCGCCGGCGGTTGGGGCGCACTCAAAAACGTCGCCATCCAACTCGTCACCCAAGGTATTCCGGTCAAGGGCGCGCGCACATTGCTCAGCGCAAACCAGCCCAGCGGCTTCGACTGCCCGGGCTGCGCGTGGCCGGACCGCGAGCACGCGTCGACCTTCGAGTTTTGCGAAAATGGCGCCAAGGCGGTGGCGGCAGAGGCGACCCGGCGACGCGTCACCCCTGAGTTTTTCGCCACGCGCACCGTGACCGAGTTGCTCGAACTCGACGATTACACGCTCGAAGGCTATGGCCGTCTCACGCATCCTATGCGTTACGACGCCGCCACCGACCGGTACCTTCCAATTGCCTGGGACGCCGCCTTCGCCATGATCGGCGAGCGCTTGCGCGCCCTGCCCGATCCGGATCAGGCCGCGTTTTATACGTCCGGACGCACCAGCAACGAAGCCGCCTTCCTGTACCAGCTGTTCGTACGTCAGTACGGCACGAACAACTTCCCGGACTGCTCGAATATGTGCCATGAGCCCACCAGCGTCGGCCTGCCGCCCGTCGTGGGCCTCGGCAAAGGCACCGTCACGCTGGAAGATTTCGAGCAGGCGGATACGCTGTTGCTCTTCGGACAAAACCCGGGCACCAATCATCCGCGCATGCTGGGCGAACTTCGCGAAGCTGCGAAGCGCGGCGCCACCATCGTCTCCATCAACCTGCTGCACGAGCGTGGACTGGAACGCTTCGCCGACCCGCAGCGCCCGGGCGAAATGCTGAGCATGGGCGCCACGCCAATCAGCGCACACTATGTCACCCCGGCCGGCGGGGGCGATTTCGCGTTCGTGAAAGGCGTCATCAAGCACGTGCTCGAACGTGACGCCGAGGCCCGTGCCCGCGGCGACGCCGCCCTGCTCGACGACGCCTTCATCGCGGAGCACACGCATGGTTTCGACGACTTCGCCGCCGACGTGCGCGCCGAACGCTGGGACGCACTCGAACGCGCGTCCGGCGTATCGCGGGCGCAAATGTGTCGGATCGCGGACATCTATCTGCGCGGCGAGCGCGTCATCGCGACGTGGGGCATGGGCATTACACAACACAAGCAAGCCGTGGCGACCATCCAGATGATCGTCAACCTGATGCTTCTGCGCGGCAACATCGGCCGCCCGGGCGCCGGTCTGTGCCCGGTGCGCGGTCATAGCAACGTACAGGGCGATCGCACCGTCGGCATCAACGAAAAGCCATCCGCCGCCTTTCTCGACCGGATCGCCGAAGTGTTCGGCTTCGCCCCGCCTCGCCGCGAGGGTCTTGGCGTCGTCGACACGATCTCGGCGATGCTCGATGGACGCATCAAGGTCTTCATCGGCATGGGCGGCAACTTCGCGATGGCTACGCCCGATACGCCGCGCACCTGGCAGGGTCTGCGTCAGTGCGAGCTTACGGTGCACGTTGCGACGAAACTCAACCGCAGCCACCTCGTGCACGGACGCGATGCGTTGATTCTGCCGTGCCTCGGGCGCACCGAGATCGACATGCAGAATGGCGTCGTGCAGGGAGTGACGGTCGAAGACTCGATGAGCATGGTGCACCTGTCGTATGGCATCAACGCGCCGGCCTCCGAGCATTTGCGCTCGGAACCGGCCATCGTCGCCGGCATCGCGCAAGCCACGATGGGGCGCGGCGTCGCCGGGCATGCCGACTGGCACTGGTACACCGAAGACTACGACCGCATTCGCGACGCCATCGCCGCCACGTTCGAGGACTTCGCCGGATTCAATCGCCGCGTACGCCGCCCCGGCGGTTTCCGCCTTCCGGTCCCGCCCTCGGAGCGCCGGTGGATGACCGCCAATGGACGCGCCAACTTCACCACGCACGCGCTGCCCGGCGAGCGGCCTGTCGACGTGGCGCGCAAGCTGGCCGGCGAACGCGGCGCCGACGTGCTGCAACTCGCCACGATTCGCTCGCACGACCAGTACAACACCACGATTTACGGCCTCAACGACCGCTATCGCGGCGTGTTCGGACAGCGACGCGTCGTCTTTGCCAACCTCGAGGATCTCGATGCCATCGGCATTCGTGCCGGTGAGCGCGTCGACATCGTCGGTGTCTGGCACGATGGGATTGCGCGTCGTGCCAACGACTTTCTTGTCGTCGCCTACGACATTCCGCGCGGCAGCATTGCCGCTTATTACCCCGAAACCAACGGCCTCGTGCCGCTCGACGCCGTTGCCGACGGCGCAGGCACGCCGACGTCCAAGTCGATCCCGGTGTTGCTGGAGCGCCGCGTTGGATGA
- a CDS encoding helix-turn-helix domain-containing protein yields MDDARAGVARHDDDPGQAVQDLARLLQALGDGQREGREAMSLPRLAKRSALPMSTLLRYLSVLTDAGWVALDDSKRGVQLAHLTASGTAQLRSLDEQLDGGQSVVP; encoded by the coding sequence TTGGATGACGCGCGAGCCGGCGTCGCACGCCATGACGACGATCCGGGGCAAGCGGTGCAGGACCTCGCGCGACTGCTGCAAGCGCTGGGCGACGGGCAACGCGAAGGCCGCGAAGCGATGTCGCTCCCGCGTCTTGCAAAGCGCAGCGCGTTGCCCATGAGTACTTTGCTGCGTTACCTGAGCGTACTGACCGACGCCGGATGGGTCGCGCTAGACGATAGCAAGCGCGGCGTGCAGCTCGCCCACCTGACGGCGTCGGGCACCGCCCAGTTGCGCAGTCTCGATGAGCAACTCGATGGCGGACAATCCGTCGTGCCCTGA
- the fdhD gene encoding formate dehydrogenase accessory sulfurtransferase FdhD has product MSNPLRELTGAGGAGGQAGPRNGRAARDGRDRPDRSGEGDPDSGVAAPVCDVAPAAIDPESLSPHAAFAVRRFRQGAWQQAGDELAEEVPVALEFNGISHVVMLATPADIEDFALGFALSEGILNDRRECYGIDVSATSLGITAHLEIASRAFAGLKERRRNLTGRTGCGLCGTESLDQVLRALPSAGEPLRVTHAALAAAHAGLAAHQPLNGVTGAVHGAAWCSPQGEILCLREDVGRHNALDKLIGALAREGQGFERGFVLMTSRASVEIVQKAAQVGIPMVAAVSAATALAVRTAEAAGVALVGFVRGEQCVIYTGGAALDAHV; this is encoded by the coding sequence ATGTCCAACCCTTTACGTGAATTGACGGGCGCGGGCGGTGCCGGCGGTCAGGCCGGCCCCCGCAATGGTCGCGCGGCTCGTGACGGTCGTGATCGCCCCGATCGTTCGGGCGAGGGCGACCCTGACAGTGGCGTGGCGGCGCCCGTTTGCGATGTGGCGCCTGCCGCCATCGACCCGGAGAGCCTGTCGCCGCACGCGGCGTTCGCGGTGCGGCGCTTCCGTCAGGGGGCATGGCAGCAGGCCGGGGATGAGTTGGCCGAGGAAGTGCCTGTCGCCCTGGAGTTCAACGGCATCTCCCACGTGGTGATGCTGGCGACGCCCGCCGACATCGAAGATTTCGCGCTCGGCTTCGCGCTGTCGGAGGGCATTCTGAACGACCGACGCGAGTGTTACGGGATCGACGTCTCGGCGACGTCGCTGGGCATTACCGCTCATCTCGAAATCGCTTCGCGGGCGTTCGCCGGGCTCAAGGAACGGCGCCGTAACCTCACGGGGCGTACCGGCTGCGGACTCTGCGGCACGGAGAGTCTCGATCAGGTCTTGCGTGCTCTGCCGTCGGCCGGGGAGCCGCTGCGTGTCACGCACGCCGCATTGGCGGCAGCCCATGCCGGTCTGGCCGCGCATCAGCCGCTCAACGGCGTGACGGGCGCGGTCCATGGCGCTGCGTGGTGTTCGCCACAGGGCGAAATCCTGTGTCTTCGCGAGGACGTCGGCCGTCATAACGCACTCGACAAACTCATCGGCGCATTGGCGCGCGAGGGGCAGGGGTTCGAGCGCGGCTTCGTGCTCATGACGAGCCGTGCGAGCGTCGAAATCGTGCAGAAGGCGGCGCAGGTCGGTATCCCGATGGTCGCGGCCGTCTCCGCGGCGACGGCATTGGCGGTGCGCACTGCCGAGGCTGCGGGCGTAGCGCTGGTGGGCTTCGTGCGCGGCGAGCAGTGCGTCATTTACACAGGCGGGGCGGCGCTCGACGCGCACGTCTGA
- a CDS encoding substrate-binding domain-containing protein: MKRISIAPQLRFRHDGSDLPLDKVLSLLTEVQTHGNLQAASQVLGQSYRGAWGHVKEVEALMGAPLLTMARGRGAVLTPLAQRLLWGQKRLQARLGPLLETMASELQTELDDLLLKETDQLRLFASHGLAVAALVDFAGRAGLPIDVSYRGSIEAIAALAKHECEVASFHVPIGALAEPVLDQYVPLLKGKSYRVADVASRRLGLLVARGNPLGIQSLADLPRTGARFANRERGSGTRIIFDLLLARDGIDPSTVAGAENIEFTHAAVAAYIASGRADAGLAIEAAASQFGLDFIPILTERYCLMFPESGSESPHLQALLEILQSGEYRQAVHAIPGYSEGATGRVTSLSEAFPSLG; the protein is encoded by the coding sequence ATGAAACGTATTTCCATTGCACCGCAACTGCGATTTCGTCACGACGGCAGCGATCTCCCGCTCGACAAGGTGCTGTCCTTGCTCACGGAAGTGCAGACACACGGCAATTTGCAGGCCGCCAGTCAAGTGCTAGGCCAGTCGTACCGCGGCGCGTGGGGGCACGTAAAAGAGGTGGAAGCGCTCATGGGCGCGCCGCTGTTGACGATGGCGCGCGGACGCGGCGCCGTACTCACCCCGCTGGCGCAACGTCTGCTCTGGGGGCAAAAACGTTTGCAGGCGCGGCTTGGTCCGCTGCTCGAGACGATGGCTTCCGAGTTGCAGACGGAACTTGACGATCTGCTGCTCAAGGAGACCGATCAACTGCGCCTGTTCGCCAGTCACGGACTGGCGGTGGCGGCGCTGGTCGATTTCGCCGGGCGCGCCGGATTGCCGATCGACGTGAGCTATCGTGGCAGCATCGAGGCGATTGCCGCGCTGGCGAAGCATGAGTGCGAGGTGGCGAGTTTTCACGTACCCATCGGCGCCCTCGCGGAGCCGGTGCTCGACCAATACGTGCCGTTGCTCAAGGGCAAGTCGTACCGCGTGGCCGATGTCGCGTCGCGACGCCTGGGCCTGCTCGTGGCGCGAGGCAATCCGCTCGGCATTCAGTCGCTCGCCGACCTGCCGCGCACCGGTGCGCGTTTCGCGAACCGTGAGCGTGGCTCGGGCACGCGCATCATCTTCGATCTGCTGCTCGCCCGTGATGGCATCGATCCGTCGACGGTCGCGGGCGCGGAGAACATCGAGTTCACGCACGCTGCCGTGGCAGCCTACATCGCCAGCGGGCGGGCGGACGCGGGTCTCGCGATCGAGGCGGCGGCGAGTCAGTTCGGACTCGACTTCATTCCCATCCTCACCGAGCGCTATTGCCTGATGTTTCCGGAAAGCGGCAGCGAATCGCCACACCTTCAGGCGCTGCTGGAAATCCTGCAAAGCGGTGAGTACCGGCAGGCAGTGCATGCCATTCCAGGCTACAGCGAGGGTGCGACGGGTAGGGTGACGTCGCTGTCGGAGGCGTTTCCGTCGCTGGGTTAA
- a CDS encoding fatty acid desaturase family protein yields the protein MENVVAPPAEIDAASPTPASADMPSAGATLTSDAMPSPALWRHARPSHWNPWLVGLTSLTGLWQWLGLGWALRQWGEVASLTLLPVLLLTPMHWGLIHESIHGQLRLKPRANERTGRALSLLLGLPYEIMRFGHLMHHRFTRQPYDRPDICTLPADASFASRAGRWLGYQARLLGGMWLTEVFAPLITWIPARHLPALALSALGADPQDDDVRRRAVMFATDPVRRRRIQRDFLVLLAAFGLALWTYGPWWPVFVAAFAARGIWLSIADNLPHFGVTMDEPARSRNFRASALGRLLVLNHHLHQVHHQYPTAPWHLLPEIDAAQPAHGPVIPYWRAVLRQFRGPLPASSLGADAARAS from the coding sequence ATGGAGAACGTCGTTGCGCCCCCGGCCGAGATCGACGCCGCGTCCCCCACACCCGCCTCTGCGGACATGCCATCGGCCGGCGCGACACTCACCAGCGACGCAATGCCGTCGCCCGCCCTGTGGCGTCACGCCAGGCCGTCGCACTGGAATCCCTGGCTGGTCGGCCTGACGAGCCTCACCGGACTTTGGCAGTGGCTGGGCCTCGGGTGGGCGTTGCGCCAATGGGGCGAAGTCGCGTCCCTGACGTTGCTGCCTGTGCTGCTGCTCACGCCGATGCACTGGGGGCTGATCCACGAATCCATTCACGGACAGTTGCGCCTCAAGCCCCGCGCCAACGAGCGCACCGGCCGCGCCCTTTCCCTGCTGCTCGGCCTGCCCTACGAGATCATGCGGTTCGGACATCTGATGCACCATCGCTTCACGCGTCAGCCGTACGACCGCCCCGACATTTGCACGCTACCGGCCGACGCGTCCTTCGCCTCGCGTGCCGGGCGCTGGTTGGGCTATCAGGCGCGTCTGCTCGGTGGCATGTGGCTCACCGAAGTCTTTGCCCCGCTGATCACGTGGATTCCGGCCCGGCATCTGCCCGCCCTTGCGCTCAGCGCGCTCGGTGCCGATCCGCAGGATGACGACGTACGTCGCCGCGCTGTCATGTTTGCTACCGATCCGGTGCGCCGCCGCCGGATTCAGCGCGATTTTCTCGTCCTGCTCGCCGCCTTCGGTCTGGCGTTGTGGACATATGGCCCCTGGTGGCCGGTATTCGTCGCGGCGTTTGCCGCCCGAGGCATCTGGCTATCGATTGCCGACAACCTGCCGCACTTCGGCGTGACGATGGACGAGCCGGCCCGCTCGCGCAACTTCCGGGCGTCGGCGCTCGGACGACTGCTCGTGCTCAATCATCATTTGCATCAGGTACATCACCAGTACCCGACAGCGCCATGGCATTTGCTGCCGGAAATCGATGCGGCGCAGCCGGCGCACGGCCCCGTGATCCCATACTGGCGCGCCGTGCTTCGTCAGTTCCGGGGACCGCTGCCGGCCAGCAGTCTGGGCGCCGACGCGGCCCGCGCGTCGTAG
- a CDS encoding NAD(P)H-dependent oxidoreductase subunit E produces MVSTPHATLAPLLARHAGRANELLPLLHALQDREGYVDPAHVPAIAAALNLSRAEVHGVITFYHHFRSAPPAATVVQVCRAEACRSRGGEALVAHVEACTGAHIDGEASHGVSVESVYCLGQCALSPAVTINGELHARVGPARFDALFADAREQGGHD; encoded by the coding sequence ATGGTGTCCACACCTCATGCGACGCTCGCGCCGCTGCTGGCTCGCCACGCCGGCCGCGCAAACGAGCTGTTGCCGCTGCTGCATGCCTTGCAGGACCGCGAAGGCTATGTCGATCCGGCCCATGTGCCGGCCATCGCTGCCGCGCTGAATCTTTCCCGCGCCGAAGTCCATGGCGTCATCACGTTTTATCACCACTTTCGCAGTGCTCCGCCCGCGGCGACCGTGGTGCAGGTCTGCCGGGCCGAGGCATGCCGCAGCCGTGGCGGCGAAGCGCTCGTCGCCCATGTCGAGGCCTGTACCGGCGCGCATATCGACGGCGAGGCGAGCCACGGCGTGAGCGTCGAGTCGGTGTACTGCCTTGGGCAGTGCGCGCTGTCGCCTGCGGTGACCATCAACGGCGAGCTGCACGCGCGTGTCGGTCCGGCGCGTTTCGACGCATTGTTTGCCGATGCACGCGAGCAGGGCGGCCATGACTGA
- a CDS encoding formate dehydrogenase beta subunit → MTETSEIIRSGACRIYIPRDSAALALGADRLARAVASEAARRGIAVDIVRNGSRGLFWLEPLVEVQTPSGRIGYSNVQASQVSAMFDSGWPACATQDGERPMPATDPDGSWQAGMPACVGRVDAIPYLAKQQRLTFARIGVTDPLDPVDYEAHGGLAGLRACLALDAEAACQTVLDSGLRGRGGAAFPAGIKWRTVSRAEARQKYVVCNADEGDSGTFADRLIMESDPFVLIEGVVIAALSVGATEGIVYVRSEYPHAIAALEAAIDVARREGWLGPDVLGSGRCCELRVAKAAGAYICGEETALLESLEGKRGVVRAKPPIPALSGLFGQPTLINNVITLASVPFIFAHGAQTYREFGMGRSQGTLPVQLAGNIRRGGLVELAFGVTLRTLLDEFGGGTASGRPAKAIQVGGPLGAYLPPAQWDLPMDYEAYAAVGAVVGHGGVVVHDDTADMAGLARYAMAFCALESCGKCTPCRIGSTRGVEVIERIQRGDTSSRQVRLLHDLCETMVSGSLCAMGGMTPFPVRSALEHFPADFGLPAGAGRCEAA, encoded by the coding sequence ATGACTGAGACAAGCGAAATCATTCGGTCCGGCGCCTGCCGCATCTACATTCCCCGCGACTCGGCGGCGCTGGCGTTGGGCGCGGACCGGCTCGCGAGAGCGGTCGCGTCGGAGGCGGCCCGGCGCGGCATTGCCGTCGATATCGTTCGCAACGGTTCGCGCGGCCTGTTCTGGCTGGAGCCGCTGGTCGAAGTGCAGACACCCTCCGGGCGTATCGGTTACAGCAATGTGCAGGCGTCGCAGGTGAGCGCCATGTTCGACAGCGGTTGGCCCGCGTGCGCGACGCAGGATGGCGAACGGCCCATGCCCGCGACCGATCCCGACGGCAGTTGGCAGGCCGGCATGCCCGCCTGTGTCGGCCGGGTGGACGCGATTCCGTACCTCGCGAAGCAACAGCGGCTCACGTTCGCGCGCATCGGTGTGACCGACCCGCTGGATCCCGTCGATTACGAAGCGCATGGTGGTCTCGCCGGCCTGCGCGCCTGTCTCGCCCTCGACGCCGAAGCCGCGTGTCAGACTGTACTGGATTCGGGCCTTCGCGGACGTGGCGGCGCTGCCTTTCCCGCAGGCATCAAGTGGCGCACGGTCAGCCGCGCCGAAGCCAGACAGAAATACGTCGTCTGCAATGCGGACGAAGGCGACTCGGGCACATTCGCCGACCGGCTCATCATGGAGAGCGACCCGTTCGTGCTGATCGAAGGCGTGGTCATCGCCGCGCTGAGCGTCGGCGCGACCGAGGGCATCGTCTATGTGCGCAGCGAATACCCGCATGCGATCGCCGCGCTGGAGGCGGCGATCGACGTGGCGCGCCGCGAGGGGTGGCTGGGGCCGGATGTCCTGGGTTCCGGGCGGTGCTGCGAGTTGCGTGTGGCGAAGGCGGCGGGCGCTTATATCTGCGGCGAAGAGACCGCGTTGCTCGAGAGCCTCGAAGGCAAGCGTGGCGTCGTTCGCGCGAAACCGCCGATTCCGGCGCTGTCCGGCCTCTTCGGCCAGCCGACGCTCATCAACAATGTGATTACGCTCGCGAGTGTGCCGTTCATCTTTGCGCATGGCGCACAGACATATCGCGAGTTCGGCATGGGCCGCTCGCAAGGCACGCTGCCCGTGCAACTGGCGGGCAACATCCGTCGCGGCGGCCTGGTGGAGCTGGCTTTCGGCGTGACGTTGCGCACGTTGCTCGACGAGTTCGGCGGCGGCACGGCAAGCGGCCGTCCGGCGAAAGCCATACAGGTCGGCGGGCCGCTCGGGGCGTATCTGCCGCCCGCGCAATGGGATCTGCCGATGGACTACGAGGCATACGCTGCCGTGGGCGCGGTGGTCGGCCACGGCGGGGTCGTGGTGCACGACGACACCGCCGACATGGCGGGACTGGCGCGCTACGCCATGGCGTTTTGCGCACTCGAATCGTGCGGCAAATGTACGCCGTGCCGCATCGGTTCGACGCGGGGTGTCGAGGTGATCGAGCGCATTCAGCGCGGGGATACGTCCTCGCGTCAGGTGAGGCTCCTGCACGACCTCTGCGAGACGATGGTCTCGGGTTCGCTCTGTGCGATGGGCGGCATGACGCCGTTCCCCGTGCGTTCCGCGCTCGAACACTTCCCGGCGGACTTCGGTCTGCCCGCCGGCGCGGGACGCTGCGAAGCCGCGTGA
- the fdhF gene encoding formate dehydrogenase subunit alpha: MIHPNLQVSPGHGPDMGTPLRTSEVDVTLEIDGQTVTVPAGTSIMRAAAGNDVNIPKLCATDSLEPFGSCRLCLVEIEGRRGFPASCTTPVEPGMKVRTQSPKLQDLRRNVMELYISDHPLDCLTCAANGDCELQDMAGVTGLREVRYGFDGANHVHSAKDESNPYFTYDPSKCIVCNRCVRACEETQGTFALTISGRGFEARVSPGQDEPFMDSECVSCGACVAACPTATLQEKSIVEMGQPEHAVVTTCAYCGVGCAFKAEMKGGEVVRMTPYKDGLANEGHACVKGRFAWGYATHKERITKPMIRSKITDPWREVTWDEALDYAASEFRRIQARYGVDAIGGITSSRCTNEETYLVQKLVRAAFGNNNVDTCARVCHSPTGYGLKQTLGESAGTQTFKSIEHADVILVMGANPSDGHPVFASRLKRRVREGAKLIVIDPRRIDIVDGPHIKAAFHLPLRPGTNVAMVNALAHVIVTEGLLAESFIAERCEDRAFAQWRDFVALAENSPEAVSVVTGVPAEQIRGAARLYATGGNAAIYYGLGVTEHAQGSTTVMGIANLAMATGNVGREGVGVNPLRGQNNVQGSCDMGSFPHELPGYRHVADTLVREAFEAAWGVTLQAEPGLRIPNMFDAAIHGSFKGLYCQGEDIVQSDPNTQHVAAAMEAMECIVVQDIFLNETAKYAHVLLPGTTFLEKDGTFTNAERRISRVRRVMAPLPGMADWEVTIALASRLGYEMPYSHPSQIMDEIARLTPTFRGVSYKRLDEAGSLQWPCNDEAPDGTPIMHVDSFVRGKGRFIITRYVPTDEKVTPRYPLLLTTGRILSQYNVGAQTRRTHNVHWHDEDRLEIHPHDAQERGIKDNDWVGIRSRAGETVLRALISDRMQPGVVYTTFHFPESGANVITTDNSDWATNCPEYKVTAVQVLPVAQPSAWQDKYSKFNRTQLELLDAARNPAEPVPAR, from the coding sequence ATGATCCATCCGAACTTGCAAGTTTCCCCGGGCCACGGTCCCGACATGGGCACGCCGCTGCGCACGAGCGAGGTGGACGTCACCCTGGAGATCGACGGCCAGACCGTGACGGTGCCGGCCGGCACGTCGATCATGCGTGCCGCGGCGGGCAATGACGTCAACATTCCCAAGCTGTGCGCCACCGACTCGCTCGAACCTTTCGGATCGTGCCGGCTGTGTCTGGTCGAGATCGAGGGGCGGCGCGGTTTCCCGGCGTCCTGTACAACGCCGGTCGAGCCGGGCATGAAAGTGCGCACGCAGTCGCCGAAGTTGCAGGATCTGCGGCGCAACGTGATGGAACTCTACATCTCCGACCACCCGCTCGACTGTCTGACGTGCGCGGCCAACGGTGACTGTGAACTGCAGGACATGGCGGGCGTCACGGGCTTGCGCGAAGTGCGCTACGGCTTCGATGGCGCTAACCACGTCCATAGCGCGAAGGACGAGTCGAATCCGTACTTCACATATGACCCGTCCAAGTGCATCGTGTGCAACCGCTGTGTTCGTGCGTGCGAGGAGACGCAGGGGACGTTTGCGCTGACCATCTCCGGCCGCGGCTTCGAAGCGCGCGTCTCGCCCGGGCAGGATGAGCCGTTCATGGACTCGGAGTGCGTGTCGTGCGGCGCGTGCGTGGCGGCCTGTCCGACGGCGACGTTGCAGGAAAAAAGCATCGTCGAGATGGGGCAACCGGAGCATGCGGTGGTGACGACGTGCGCGTATTGCGGCGTCGGCTGCGCCTTCAAGGCGGAGATGAAGGGCGGCGAAGTCGTGCGCATGACGCCGTACAAGGACGGTCTTGCGAATGAGGGGCATGCGTGCGTCAAGGGGCGCTTTGCCTGGGGATACGCCACGCACAAGGAGCGCATCACCAAGCCGATGATTCGCAGCAAGATCACCGATCCGTGGCGTGAAGTGACGTGGGACGAGGCGCTGGACTATGCGGCGTCGGAGTTCCGGCGTATTCAGGCGAGGTATGGTGTGGACGCCATCGGCGGCATTACGTCCTCGCGCTGCACGAACGAAGAGACGTATCTCGTGCAGAAGCTGGTGCGCGCCGCGTTCGGCAACAACAACGTCGATACCTGCGCGCGCGTGTGTCATTCGCCGACGGGGTACGGGCTCAAGCAGACGCTCGGCGAGTCCGCCGGAACGCAGACGTTCAAATCCATCGAGCATGCCGACGTTATTCTGGTGATGGGGGCGAACCCGTCGGACGGGCACCCCGTTTTTGCGTCACGGCTCAAGCGGCGGGTGCGTGAGGGCGCGAAGCTCATCGTGATCGACCCGCGCCGTATCGATATCGTCGACGGGCCGCACATCAAGGCGGCGTTCCACCTGCCATTGCGCCCCGGGACCAACGTGGCAATGGTCAATGCCCTCGCGCACGTGATCGTGACCGAAGGGCTGCTGGCCGAGTCGTTCATTGCCGAGCGCTGCGAAGACCGTGCGTTCGCGCAGTGGCGCGACTTCGTGGCGCTGGCGGAGAATTCGCCTGAAGCCGTGTCGGTCGTCACCGGCGTGCCGGCGGAACAGATTCGCGGCGCTGCGCGTCTGTATGCGACCGGCGGCAACGCGGCGATCTATTACGGGCTGGGGGTCACGGAGCACGCGCAGGGGTCGACCACGGTGATGGGCATCGCAAACCTCGCGATGGCCACGGGCAACGTGGGGCGCGAAGGCGTGGGCGTGAATCCGCTGCGTGGACAGAACAACGTGCAGGGCTCGTGCGATATGGGGTCGTTCCCGCACGAACTGCCGGGCTACCGGCATGTGGCCGATACGCTGGTGCGCGAGGCGTTCGAGGCCGCCTGGGGCGTGACGTTGCAGGCCGAGCCGGGGCTGCGTATCCCGAACATGTTCGACGCGGCGATTCACGGCAGCTTCAAGGGCCTCTACTGTCAGGGCGAGGACATTGTGCAGTCCGACCCCAACACGCAGCACGTGGCTGCCGCCATGGAGGCGATGGAGTGCATCGTCGTGCAGGACATCTTCCTGAACGAGACTGCCAAGTATGCTCACGTGCTGCTGCCGGGCACGACCTTCCTCGAAAAAGACGGCACGTTCACGAATGCCGAGCGCCGTATCTCGCGCGTGCGCCGCGTCATGGCGCCGCTGCCGGGCATGGCCGACTGGGAAGTGACGATTGCGCTGGCCAGCCGGCTGGGCTACGAGATGCCGTACTCGCATCCGTCGCAGATCATGGACGAAATCGCGCGGCTCACGCCGACTTTCCGTGGGGTGAGCTATAAGCGGCTGGACGAGGCGGGCAGTCTGCAATGGCCTTGCAACGACGAGGCCCCCGACGGTACGCCGATCATGCACGTCGACAGTTTTGTTCGTGGCAAGGGGCGTTTCATCATTACGCGCTACGTGCCGACGGACGAAAAGGTCACGCCGCGTTACCCACTGCTGCTCACCACGGGGCGTATCCTCTCGCAATACAATGTCGGAGCGCAGACGCGTCGCACGCACAACGTCCATTGGCACGACGAAGACCGGCTCGAAATCCACCCGCACGATGCGCAGGAGCGCGGCATCAAGGACAACGATTGGGTCGGCATCCGCAGCCGGGCAGGGGAGACGGTGCTGCGTGCGCTCATCAGTGACCGTATGCAGCCGGGCGTGGTGTACACGACGTTTCACTTCCCGGAATCGGGCGCGAATGTCATCACGACGGATAACTCGGACTGGGCGACCAACTGTCCGGAATACAAGGTAACGGCAGTGCAGGTCTTGCCGGTGGCGCAACCTTCGGCATGGCAGGACAAGTATTCGAAATTCAACCGCACGCAGCTCGAATTGCTCGATGCGGCCCGCAACCCCGCCGAGCCCGTGCCGGCCAGGTAG